The region TCCATGGGTTGAGACCGTTCATATAGGACAGAATAAGTTTGAGCTGAACAACTCAATATAAGATGGATACAGTTATAAACGGAGAAACGGAAGTTTACGGTATTTTTGGTTATCCTGTAAAACACTCTAAATCTCCCCTCTTCCAGAATGCCGCCTTTTCCTATCTTGGTATAAACGCTGTATATCTTCCTTTCAGTGTGAAACCTGAAGATCTAAAAAATGCTGTTGAAGGTATAAGAGCTTTATCTATCAAAGGTGTGAATATTACAGTTCCACACAAAGAAGAAGTTCTAAAGCTTGTTAATGAGATCTCTGAAGAAGTCAAATACATAGGTGCCTCAAACACAATAAAAAATATAGATGGATATCTGATAGCATACAACACAGATGCGTACGGATTTATACAGGGTTTAAAGGAGCTTGTGGAAAATATATCAGGGAAAAAGGTTCTTGTTATCGGTGCAGGTGGAGCTTCAAGGGCTGTTGTTTACGGACTCATAAAAGAAGGGGCTGAAAAGATATATATATCAAACAGAACACTTAAAAGGGCTGAGGATATAATTAGAGACTTTTCAAAACTGAGCAGATTTACAGAAAAGATTTTAGAACCTTTACCATTATCACAGATAGAAGAGCTCCTGTGTAATGTTGATATTATCGTGAACACAACATCAGTTGGACTCAGGGATGAGGACAGACCTCTATTTGATTATTCTAAGATTGAGAAGAGACATATCGTCGTGGATATTATCTACAGAAAAACACCTCTACTAAAAGCTGCTGAAGAAAAAGGCTGTTTATGGCAGGACGGACTTCCAATGCTTCTTTATCAGGGAGCCAGATCATTTGAGATATGGACAGGAAAAAAAGCACCTATTAATATTATGAAAAAGGCTCTTTCTGATTAAAAAAATCCCCCTAAGTGGGGGATGGAGAGGGGAGGAGGTTTAGGAGAAAACATCATCGGCGCTTCATCTGATTATAAATATAAAACATATGATGTGAAAAAATTGTGAAGAAAAGTGGAATCAGATACCCAGTATTTTTATAACCACCCTTTTTGGTCTCTGACCATCATACTCAGCGTAAAATATCTCCTGCCATGGTCCAAGATCAAGTCTTCCTTCAGTAACAGGTAGTACAACCTGAAGATGTGTTAAAAGATTTTTTAGATGTGCATCACCGTTATCCTCACCTGTTAGATGGTGTCTGTAATCAGATCTGAATGGTGCCAGTTTTTCAAGCCAGTCCCATATATCCTGATGGAGACCTTCCTCATCATCCTGTATGAAAACAGAAGCTGTCAGATGCATTGCAGAAACAAGACAGAGACCTTCCTGAATACCAGATTTTCTTACAGCTTCCTGAACTCTTTCTGTGATTCTTACCAGTTCCCTTCTGTTTTTTGTATTGAATGTTAAATACTCAGTGTAAACCTTTGTTTTACCTTCCTTAAGCATACTTTTTCCTCCTGTACTCCTGAAGTCTGTTGTGTGCTTTTCTTGTAGGCTCTGGAAGTTTATAACCGTTCAGACATTTTATTACAAGTTCTAAAGATGAATCTACAGAGATATTATTACCTGGAGATACAAAGATAGGTTTTGTGTTCTTTTTTGTTCTAAGTATGTAACCTCTTTTCTCACCATCTATATAAACAGGCCTGTAACTCAAGTTTTTATTTTCAGGCTCTTCAAACTGACCAACAAGCTTGGATTTTCCACAGCCTACAGATATCTCTCCTGTTATAACACCAAAATGTGATGCTATTCCCATCTTCCTTGGATGAAGTATTCCCATACCGTCTATTATAAAAGCGTCAACCTCTGATCTTATCTTTTCGTAGGCGTCCAGTACAGGTGGAAGTTCTCTGTAAGCTAAAAATGTTGGTATATACGGAAAGTCTATCTCCCTCTCAGAGAAGACAGTTTCAACCTCTTTAAAGTTATCCTTTATATCAATAACTGTGATACAGGCTATAGCCACTGTCTCTTTTTTCCATATATCTGTAAATGTTACATCAACCCCTGCAACATATCTTATATCCTGAACAGGTCTTATATCTTTCAGCTGGAGTTTTTTTGAGAGTTCTATCTGTTCTCTTTTAAGCCTTTCTATTGTTTCTGGATCTACACCGCCAGGTATTATCATCCGAAAACCACCATATTATCCCGGTGTATAACCTCTGTGAACTTCTTCTTCAAAACCTTCTCAACATCCTTTGATTTAAGTCCCTTAATCTTTTTAATCTCCCTGTAGCTGTAATTGACTATACCTTTCCCGATTATCTTCCCATCCTCATTCTGTATAGCAACAACATCATTTTTTGAGAAAATTCCCTCAATATCCTTTATCCCCGCTGGAAGTAGACTTTTACCTTCCCTAATAGCCTTTTCAGCTCCCCTATCAACAGTTATTATCCCCTTTGCTACAGATAATGTCTGAAGCCAGCTTTTCTTTCTTGATCTTTTTCTCTTTTTTTCAGGATGTATAAATGTCCCTATCCTCTCACCTGATAATATTCTGGCTACTACACCTTTCTCCTTAGGGGCTATAACAACAGGGATTGAGTGTGAGACAGCTACCTTTGCCGCCTCAAGTTTGCTTCTCATCCCACCTGTACCAAATTTTGATTTTGAGGATCCTGCAAACTTTAAAGCCTTATCTATATCTGAAAGTTCCTGTATAAGCTGTGCGTCCTTCTCAGAAGGATCCTTCGTGTACAGCCCACCTGCTGTTGAAAGTATTACAAGAAGATCAGCATTGACAAGTACCGAAACATGGGCTGCTAAAAAATCATTATCACCAAAAACTATCTCCTCAACAGCTACAGTATCATTCTCATTTATTACAGGAACAACATCCATCTCCAGCAGCTTATTAAGTGTGTTCTGGGCAAGGATATACCTTCTCCTCTCCTGTAATCCTTCAATTGTTAGAAGTACCTGCCCTATTATAAGGGAGTTTTTTGAGAATATCTTATCGTATATCTGCATTAGATAGGCCTGTCCTACAGATGCAACAGCCTGCTTTTCAGTAACTGTTTTTGGTTTTGATTTAAGTCCTAACTTCTTTATACCTGCAAGGACAGCTCCTGAAGAAACTATCAGAACTTCTATATCATTTTTCTGTAAACTCTTTATCTGATCTGAGAGATCCTTTATAAAATCCAGATCTACATCACTGTTCTTTTCAAGAAGATGTGATCCTATCTTTACAACAACCCTTTTTATACTCCTCAGTTCTTCTCTCATATCAGCCTTTCCTTGCAAAGATCAGATATCCTGTATGAGCTACCATTCTGTCCTCAGGTCTTAGCCTGTCCGGAACTGGTTTGTAATTTCTTAGCAGTATCTCTTTAACTTCAGGCTGTATAAACCCGTGGTATGAAAGTGATTCAAGTATCCTGCTTACCTGATTTGTTGTGGGAAGTAGAAAACCTATAGGTGATCCTCTTTTTAATGCTGACTTAACATTTTCCATATAAAGCCAGGGCTCTCTAACATCAATAAATGCAGCATCAAAGTAGTCTTCAGGCAGTTTTTCAGAAAGATCATGGTGGAACAATGAGACATAATCTTCCATACCTGCAAGTCTCAGATTTTCTTTTACTGTATCTATATACTTCTCTTCCTTTTCATAACCGTAAATCTTCCCTGAAGGCTTGACAGCATTCGCCATAACAATAGTTAATGCTCCACTTCCTATACCTGACTCTAAAACCCTCATGCCGTCTGTTATACCGAGTTTCAGTGTTATGTACGCTGAATCTTTTGGGTATATGATCTGTGTCTGCCTCTTTATACCAAACATTATTATCTCGTAAAGTGTCGGCTTTAAAATGAGAAACTCATTTCCTTTGTGGGTTTTTACAGTATCCCCAAACTCCTTTCCTATTATCTGATCGTGGTATATATTCCCCTTATGGGTTCCGAATATCTCCCCTTTTTTAAGCTTTATAAAAAAGGAGTTCTTCCTGTCTTTAAGCTGGACTGTGTCACCTTCCTTTATCATCCTGTCAGTATGTAAAGGCTGAGCTCCTTGTTGTTATACAGGTCTATAGAGTAGTTATCCCAGAAAACACACGTTCCACCTGCTATAAACTTACCTCCAGACTCAGGGTGTACATACTCTGCGAATAGAAGAAGATCAAGCCCAAGTTTTGATTTTGCAGTATCAGATCCGTATATAAGAGGTCTTACCTCTTTTTTTGTTGTGGTAAGTGTGTCTGTACAGGCGAGCATAACTTTTTTGATATTTTCAGGCAGATTTGTGCAGTCAGATGCGACTATCAGCAGATCATCATTTTCGTAATTACTGAATGGGTCTGTAACTATATCTCCGTTAAACTTTATACCAAATCTCTCTGAAAGTGTGTTGCATGTATCAGCTATCCTGTCCTCATTCTTGTAATACCCGAAAATACCTACAGTTTTACCCTTCCTAACAAGCTCCTCTATAAAATCAACCTCCTCTTCCTTAAAAGGTATCTCAGGGTAGTTAAATATCACTGTATCGTAATCTGAGAACCTCTCAACATCATCAACCTCATCAATCTTTATGTCGTTTTCCCTGGCATACCTTTCAAGCTTTGAGAAGTAATAATGGTCAGAAATAATAAACTCCTGGTGTGCCAGACTCCAAGCTACCTTTCTCATGTAACCTCCTTTAATCAGTGTAGTTTGATAATTTTTTAAATATCTCTAATACAGAGCAGAAATCTTCATCTTCAAGGCCGTATGCCTTAGCACTGTTAAAAAGCTCTCTTGTAACGGATGTTAAAAATAAAGGGTATCTGTTTTTATGTGCTATATCTATGGCGTACGTCAGATCTTTGTGTATAAGTCCTACTGAGAAATGGGTTGAGTAGTCCTCTTTCAAGAGTTTCTCCTTTTTGGCTTCAAGAACGAGGGATCTGCCTGCTCCATTCTCAAGTACTGAGAGTGCAAGCTCAGGATCTATACCAACCTTTTTAGCAAAAGCAAAAGCTTCAGAAAGAACAGCCATAAAAGATCCAAGAACCGTGTTGTTTATAAGCTTCATTGTTGACGCTATACCGTAATCTCCCATATAGAAGATCTCTTTTCCAAGAACCTCAAAGATGTCTCTGTTCTGATCAAACTTATCCTGATCTCCACTGACAACTATCGTGAGTATCCCTTTCTTTGCCGGGATAACACTACCCAAAACAGGAGCCTCTAAGAAATCAGCCCCTTTTTTTATAAGATCCTCAGCAACCTTTCTCGCTGTTTCTGGATGGACCGTTGTCATGTCTATAAAAAGTTTTCCTTTCAGATCAACACCTGATTTAAGTATTCTGGTGTAAAGATCGTTCACAGACTCTGATCCAAAGAGCATTGTTATGATTATATCCTTTTCCTTTACAAGCTCGTTTAGATCTCTTTTATAAGGAAGTCCTGACTCCTTAGCCTTATCTAATGTTCTGTTCCATACATGGATATCATAACCTGCGTTAAACAGATTTGTTGCCATAGGAAGTCCCATGTGTCCAAGTCCGATCCATCCAATCTTCTTTGACATGGCAACCTCCTATACGCCATCCTTCATAAGTTTGTATATAAAACTGTCAACAACAGCCTGCCATGATGCTTCAATGATGTTGTCTGAGACACCTACAGTTCCCCATTTTTTCTCCCTGTCCTTACTCTCAACGAGAACCCTTATCTTTGCAGCCGTTCCGGCTGTCTCATTGACTATTCTCACCTTATAATCAATAAGCTCAACCTCTGCAAGTGATGGATATATCCCAACAAGAGCCTTTTTCAAAGCCCTATCAAGTGCGTTAACGGGACCGTAACCGAGTGATGCTGTATGCTCGTAATGATTATCTATCTTTATCCTTACTGTAGCCTCAGAAACAGGCTCTTTATCTGTGTATCTTCTTGCTATAAGAACCCTGTACGCATCAAGATCAAAGTACTTTTTAAGCATTCCAAGATGTTTTCTGATTAATAGTTCAAGGGATGCTTCAGCAGCCTCAAAATGGTAGCCGTAGTTCTCAAGCTGTTTTATCTCCCTTACAAGTTCTGCAATTCTTGGATCTTTCTCATCAAGCTGTATACCAAGCTCTCTTGCCTTGTAGATAATGTTACTCTTTCCTGCAAGATCTGAAACAAGTATCTTCCTTCTGTTTCCAACCTGCTCAGGATCTATATGTTCGTAAAGTCTGCTGTTTTTAATTACAGCTGAAGCGTGAACACCTCCTTTGTGGGCAAACGCACTGTCCCCGACATAGGGCATATTCTTTGGAACGGGTAGATTCACAAGATCTGCAACAAAGTTTGAGATCTCTTTAAGTCTTTTAATGTTTTCCCTTGGGATAGTCTCATAACCGAGTTTTAATGTCAGATCAGGAATTATTGAGCACAGATTCGCATTTCCACATCTCTCACCAAAACCGTTTATAGTTCCGTGAACCTGAACAGCACCATTTAAAACAGCAACTATTGAGTTCCAGACAGCTGTGTCAGAATCATTATGGGCATGTATTCCAAGTCTGTTGTTTATTCCTCTCTCTTTTACCTCCTTTATTATTCTTTCAATCTCGTTAGGAAGTGTCCCGCCGTTTGTATCAGCAAGGACAAGGAAGTCAGCCCCTCCTTCAGATGCTGCATTCAGAACCTTAACAGCATACTCAGGATTCGATTTATAACCATCAAAGAAATGCTCACCTATAAATACAACCTCATCTGTATGCTTTTTCAGAAACTGGACCGTATCAAAAACCATCTCAAGATTTTTCTCAAGATCCGTCTTTAAGGCCTGTGTAACATGTATGTCCCACGACTTTCCAAATATCGTTATTACAGGTGTTTCAGCCTTTACAAGATTCTGGACTAAAGGATCATCCTCAACCTTAAGATAAGCCCTTCTTGTTGATCCAAAGGCTGCGATCTTTGAGTTTTTAAGATTTAACTTCTTGACCTCCTTAAAGTACTGATCATCCTTAGGATTTGATCCAGGCCATCCACCCTCTATGTAATGTATACCGAAATCATCAAGTTTTTCCGTTATTCTAAGTTTATCCTCTACAGATACATTAACCCCTTCAGCCTGTGTTCCATCCCTTAAAGTTGTATCATAGATAAGAACCTTTTTTTCCATGAATATCTCCAGTTACAGAATTTTTCTTAAAAATCTATTAAAAATTCTATCATAAGCAAGATATAATTTGTCTGTAATACAAGTATTTAAAAGGGAGGTATGAGATGAAGGTATTTACCCCTTATGCTGTTTTATTCTTACATGCTTTTCCTCTTAATAAAGAGATGTACAGATCACAGTTTGAGTTTCTTGAGAAAGAAGGAGTTCCCTATGTTGCTGTTGATTACTTTGGTTTCGGTGAAGAGAGGAACATCCCTTCAGACTACTCAATATCACAGCTTACAGACTATATAGTTTACAGACTCTCCAGTCTGGGTATAAAGAAGGTTATACCTGTAGGAGACAGTATGGGTGGATATATAATGTTTGATCTCTGGAGAAGATACAGGGATATTCTATCCGGTCTTGTTTTTGTATCAACAAGGGCTGAAGCTGACACCGAGGAAGGGAAGAAAGGAAGATACGCAACGATAGAGAGGATAAAAAAGGAAGGTAAGGAATTTCTGATTGAGTTTATGCTGGATGCCCAGACATCACCATCAACAAAAAATGACAGAAATAAGATGAGAAAGCTTGAGTGTATTATGAGGCAGGCTACAGAAGAGGGAATAATAAAAGCACTTAAAGCTCTTGCAGAAAGACCTGATAATACAGATATCCTTCAGAGCATTGATATTCCTACACTTGTAATTGCAGGTAGAGATGATGAGAAGGTAACACCTCCTTCGGTTGTAAAGAAGATAGCAGATGGCATAAAAGGTTCCCGGTTTGTAGAGATAGATAACGCCGCCCATCTGCCACCTTTTGAAAATCCTGAGGCGTTTAACAGTATTTTAGGCGATTTTTTAAAAAAGGTTTTATAGATGCTCAAATCCTCTCTCTTTAAGGGGTTTCAGCCCCTTTTCATCTTTTATAAAGATCCCTGATCCTTTCTCCGTGTAACCTATCTTAAAGCAGTCTTTAAATTTTTCAGTATCCTGTTTATTTACGGTAAAAACAAGCTGGTAATCCTCACCACCGTAAAGTATGTAATCGTATATATCCTTACCATACTTTTTACAGAATCTTTCAAGATCAGGATCAACTGGAAGTTTATCCTTTTCTATAACTAACTTAACACCACTCATCTTCTGTATATGTGAAAGATCACCAACAAGACCGTCACTTATATCTATACATGATCTTGCATATCTCTGTATTAAATTCTGGAGGTCATATCTCGCTTCAGGTCTTGTATGTTTCTCTATAAGTCTCATCTCAAAATCCTCATAACTTTCTCTGTCCATCAAAAGAAGCTCAAGCCCAGCCCTTGAACAGCCCGTAAATCCGGACAGTAAGATAACCTCACCTTCCTCAGCACCACCTCTTGGAACAAACCTTTCAGTCTCCCCTACAAGAAAAAGATCAAGAATGATCTCTTCCGATGAGGTCGTGTTTCCACCTATAACTGAAAATCCGTATCTATCAAGGGCATCATTCATGCCTTTATATACACCTTCAATAAATGAGTACTCTGTACTTTCAGGTATACCAATTGAAATAAAACCCCATCTCGGCTTTCCACCACAGGCCACTATATCGCTAACATTAATTGATACAAGTTTCCATCCTAAATCCTCAGGTTTTATCTTTCCCTTTATAAAATGGTGGTTTTCAAGCTGTATATCCCCTGTAAAGAGCATGAGCTTTCCATCAAGATTTACACATGCACAGTCATCACCAAAACCTACAACAACATCAGGATCATCTATTCTTAATATCTTTGTAAGTCTATCTATCAGACCAAACTCACCTAAACTTTTAACCTTCATAATCCCACCTTTTATAAAAATTAACAATCTATGCTAAAATTATAAAAGTTTTATTATCAATCTGGAGGATTAAATGGGAGTAAAAATTGGTATAAACCAGATCAAAAAGGATATGTTTATCGTTCATGATGGACAGCCTTATAGAGTTCTGGATTATGATCATGTAAAACCTGGAAAGGGTCAGGCTTTTGTAAGGGTAAAGGCAAAGAATATGAAAACAGGAAATGTTATAGAGATAACCTACAAATCATCTGAAAGTATAGAGCTTGCAGATTTTGAGCAGAGACAGATGTCTTACTCATACTTTGATGGCGATTCCTACTGGTTTATAGATATGAATACAGGTGATATGATAGCTGTCCCCGCCTCCGTTCTCGGAGATGAGGCACAGTTCTTAAAGGAAGGAATGGAGGTGTTTATATTCCTCGATAAAGGACAGCCGATCGGTGTAGAACTTCCAAAGTCTGCTGTTTATGAGGTTATTGAGACAGAACCCGGTTTTAAAGGTGATACCGCCACATCCACACTGAAACCTGCAAAGATTGATACAGGAGCCACTGTTCAGGTACCTCTTTTTATAAATGAGGGTGACAAGATAAAGATAGACACAAGAACAGGTAAGTATATTGAAAGAGTTAATGAGTAAAGGGGAGTATTATGGATAAGGATCTAATCTTTGAGATCATTGAAAAGATAAAAGGTACAAAGATTGAAGAGGTTGAGTTTGAAACGGAAGAGGGGAAGATAAAGATAAAGCAGTATGTAGGCCCTAAGGAGGTTGTATCACATACACCATCCCCTGTAATTGAGGTAAAGGAGGAGATCAAAGGAGTTCAGCCTCAGGTTGAGATAGAGGCAAAAACAGAAGCTCAGAAATATCATGTTATAAAATCTCCACTTGTTGGAACATTTTACAGAGCACCTTCACCAGGGGCACCTCCATTTGTTGAAGAAGGGGATATGGTATCTAAGGGACAGGTTCTCTGTATAATAGAGGCTCTCAAAGTTATGAACGAGATAGAAAGTGATATTAATGGAAGGGTTGTTAAGATACTTGTTGAAAATGGACAGCCTGTTGAATACGGACAGGAATTATTTTATATAGAACCAGCGTGATGAGGTAAATAAATGGTAAAACAACCGAATAATATTCTGATAACAGGTGGAGCCGGATTTATAGGCTCCAATCTTGCTCTCACTCTTCAGGAGATATATCCTGAAAGTAAGATTCTTATACTTGATGATTTTTCAAGTGCTAACTTTAAAAACCTTAAAAAGTTCAAAGGTGAGGTTCTAGCCTGTGATGTCTCATCTGATGAGATATTCTTTAAGGCAGATGAGTTTCAGCCTGATCTGATATTCCATCTTGCATCTATAACTGACACAACCGTTACAGATCAGGAACTTATGATGAGGAAGAATGTTGATGGTTTTAAAAATGTACTTGAGATAGCATACGATAACGAAGCAACCGTTGTTTATGCTTCATCAGCATCTGTTTATGGAAATGTGAAGGAGCATATCCCATTAAAGGAAGACAGGGAAAAATCACCTGAGAATGTTTATGCATTCTCAAAGTATATAATGGACAATATTGCGGAGGATTTTTCCGAAAAAACAGGTCTGAAAGTTGTTGGAGTCAGATACTTCAATGTTTATGGTTATGGAGAGGCTCATAAAGGAAAGTTTGCGAGTATGATATACCAGCTTTACAGACAGATGAAAGCAGGGAAGAGACCTAGACTTTTCAAATGGGGAGAACAGAAGAGGGATTTTGTTTATATAAAGGATGCTGTTGAGGCAACAATCCTTGCCAAGGAAGCACCTCATTCCACCGTTTATAATGTTGGAAGTGGTGAGGCAAGATCATTTAATGATATTGTTTCCCTTTTGAACAAATACCTTGGTCTTGATCTTCAGCCTGATTATTTTGACTGTCCTTATGATTTTTACCAGGAGTATACACAGGCTGATATGTCGAAGATAAAGGAAGAGCTTGGCTTTGTTCCGAAGTACAACCTTGAGAAAGGTATAAAAGAGTACGTTGATATACTTGAAGGTAGGATCTAGATGAAAGTTCTAAAGGTTAAAGTTCCTGCCACTACAGCAAATCTTGGAGCAGGCTTTGACACACTCGGACTTGCTCTTACTCTGTACAACGAGTTTATCGTTGAGGAACATGATGGCGTAGTTATAGAGACGGAGCCTAAAAATGAGTTCCTTGAAATTCCTGAAAATAACCTTTTTATACAGGTCATAAAGTACGCCTGTGAAAGAAGAGGAAAAACATTTCACGGTGCCAAGCTGAAGCAGATAAACAGAGTTCCTGTTGCAAGGGGGCTTGGCAGCAGTGCAACGGCTATAGTTGGAGCTATTGTTGTATCATCAGCTGTAAGTAAAACAGAGCTTACCGATGATATATTCTTTGATATAGCCTACAGATTTGAACCTCATCCTGATAATCTCATCCCTGCATGGAAAGGTGGATTTATAACAGCACTCAAAGATAGGGAAAAAACATACTACAACAGTATAGATTTTCCAGAGGATATAAAAGCTGTAGTTGTAATACCTGAGTTTGAGCTTTCCACTGAAAAGGCAAGATCTGTTCTTCCTGAAAGGATACCACTGAGAGATGGTATATTCAATGTCCAGAGGGTATCACTGTTTTTATCAGCTTTACAGAACAGAAGGTATGATCTTCTCAGAGTTGCTATGGAAGATAGATTTCACCAGCCTTACAGAAAAAAGCTTATACCGAACTTTGACAGGGTTGTCCAGAATGGTTACGACGCAGGGGCTTTAGGTGTTTCTCTAAGTGGTGCTGGAAGTGCTATACTGGCACTTGCGGATAGGAACTTTGAAGAGATAGGAAAGGCCATGACTGAAGGCTTTTCAGAAGCAGGTATAAGATCAGAGTATAAAATCCTTGATATTGACAGGGAAGGGGCGAATTTAGAAATCTTAGAGTAACCTTTTTGACATAAAGTTCTCAGATCAGTAAATTTATCCTTAAAGATTAATAAAAACTTATCTGTACAGAAATTTACAATCTAACAGGAGGGCTGTACGATGGGGAAGATCCTTGTTCTTTATGACTCAGAGACAGGGCATACAGCAAAGATGGCCGAGTATGTTGCAAAGGGAGCCAAGAAATTTCCTGTTGAGGTGAGGGTTAAATCTGTTGATGAGGCTTCAAAGGAAGATATCCTGTGGTGTGATGGTGTTGCCGTTGGAAGTCCAACCCATCTTGGTGTTATGTCCTGGAAGATGAAAAAGTTCTGGGATGATATTGTAGATCTCTGGGGAACTATTGATGGGAAGATTGGATGTGCATTTTCCTCATCAGGTGGATGGGGTGGTGGTAACGAGGTTGCCTGTATGTCCATACTAACAATGCTTATGAATTATGGATTTCTTGTTTTTGGTGTAACAGATTACACAGGTGAGAAGTTCACACTTCATTACGGTGCCGTTTCCGCAGGTGAACCGAGAAAAGATGAGGAGATCAAAGCATGTGAGAGACTTGGTGAGAGACTTGCCCAGTGGGTGCTTATATATGTTGACGGCAATAAAGAATACCTGAAAAGCCTTAAAGGATCATAGAACTGTCCCTGCTGATTCCTTTTTTGCTGACAGTATATCTGTCAGCTTATTTATCTCACTTTTATTCAGGAATATCTCTATCCTGTCTGTACCTATACCTCTTGTTTCAAAATTTCTTGCTATCTCCATAATCAGATCAGGATCAAAGTCTGAATCAAAGTAGATTGTAGATACAGGTTCCTTAAGCTCTATCTTTGTTATTCCGCTGTTCTTTGCAGCTTTTTTAAGTTTTGAGATCTCAAGGTAAAGACTGAAAGCTGAAGGGATAAAATCATAGAAGTTTTTAAGATACTCCTTTAGTCTATCAATCTCTTCAATATCCGTTGTTTTTGCTATAGCCATATATATATTCATCCTTTCCTGAGGATCAGGTATAAAATCCTCAGGTATGTAACTCTCAAAATCAACCTGAATAACAGGTTCTCTCTCCCTCCTGTCCATCTCCTCATTAATAGCTTCCTGTAGAAGCTTCAGATACATCTCATATCCCACAGCCTTTATATGTCCAGACTGCTCAACGCCAAGAATATTTCCAACCCCTCTTATCTGCATATCCTCTATGGAAACTTTTAGTCCAGATCCAGGTCTCGTCAGTCTCAATATCACATCTATCCTTTTTTCTGCATTCTCTGTAATCTGTGGAGGGAGCAGTAGATAACAGTAAGCCTGTATATTCCCCCTTCCAACTCTCCCCCTCAGGTGGTATAGCTGGGCAAGACCAAAAAGATCAGCCCTCTCAATTATAAGTGTGTTTGCTGTTGGTATATCT is a window of Persephonella marina EX-H1 DNA encoding:
- the thiL gene encoding thiamine-phosphate kinase, whose amino-acid sequence is MKVKSLGEFGLIDRLTKILRIDDPDVVVGFGDDCACVNLDGKLMLFTGDIQLENHHFIKGKIKPEDLGWKLVSINVSDIVACGGKPRWGFISIGIPESTEYSFIEGVYKGMNDALDRYGFSVIGGNTTSSEEIILDLFLVGETERFVPRGGAEEGEVILLSGFTGCSRAGLELLLMDRESYEDFEMRLIEKHTRPEARYDLQNLIQRYARSCIDISDGLVGDLSHIQKMSGVKLVIEKDKLPVDPDLERFCKKYGKDIYDYILYGGEDYQLVFTVNKQDTEKFKDCFKIGYTEKGSGIFIKDEKGLKPLKERGFEHL
- the efp gene encoding elongation factor P codes for the protein MGVKIGINQIKKDMFIVHDGQPYRVLDYDHVKPGKGQAFVRVKAKNMKTGNVIEITYKSSESIELADFEQRQMSYSYFDGDSYWFIDMNTGDMIAVPASVLGDEAQFLKEGMEVFIFLDKGQPIGVELPKSAVYEVIETEPGFKGDTATSTLKPAKIDTGATVQVPLFINEGDKIKIDTRTGKYIERVNE
- the accB gene encoding acetyl-CoA carboxylase biotin carboxyl carrier protein — protein: MDKDLIFEIIEKIKGTKIEEVEFETEEGKIKIKQYVGPKEVVSHTPSPVIEVKEEIKGVQPQVEIEAKTEAQKYHVIKSPLVGTFYRAPSPGAPPFVEEGDMVSKGQVLCIIEALKVMNEIESDINGRVVKILVENGQPVEYGQELFYIEPA
- the rfaD gene encoding ADP-glyceromanno-heptose 6-epimerase; its protein translation is MVKQPNNILITGGAGFIGSNLALTLQEIYPESKILILDDFSSANFKNLKKFKGEVLACDVSSDEIFFKADEFQPDLIFHLASITDTTVTDQELMMRKNVDGFKNVLEIAYDNEATVVYASSASVYGNVKEHIPLKEDREKSPENVYAFSKYIMDNIAEDFSEKTGLKVVGVRYFNVYGYGEAHKGKFASMIYQLYRQMKAGKRPRLFKWGEQKRDFVYIKDAVEATILAKEAPHSTVYNVGSGEARSFNDIVSLLNKYLGLDLQPDYFDCPYDFYQEYTQADMSKIKEELGFVPKYNLEKGIKEYVDILEGRI
- the thrB gene encoding homoserine kinase → MKVLKVKVPATTANLGAGFDTLGLALTLYNEFIVEEHDGVVIETEPKNEFLEIPENNLFIQVIKYACERRGKTFHGAKLKQINRVPVARGLGSSATAIVGAIVVSSAVSKTELTDDIFFDIAYRFEPHPDNLIPAWKGGFITALKDREKTYYNSIDFPEDIKAVVVIPEFELSTEKARSVLPERIPLRDGIFNVQRVSLFLSALQNRRYDLLRVAMEDRFHQPYRKKLIPNFDRVVQNGYDAGALGVSLSGAGSAILALADRNFEEIGKAMTEGFSEAGIRSEYKILDIDREGANLEILE
- a CDS encoding flavodoxin family protein — translated: MGKILVLYDSETGHTAKMAEYVAKGAKKFPVEVRVKSVDEASKEDILWCDGVAVGSPTHLGVMSWKMKKFWDDIVDLWGTIDGKIGCAFSSSGGWGGGNEVACMSILTMLMNYGFLVFGVTDYTGEKFTLHYGAVSAGEPRKDEEIKACERLGERLAQWVLIYVDGNKEYLKSLKGS